The following are encoded in a window of Thermodesulfobacterium geofontis OPF15 genomic DNA:
- the rph gene encoding ribonuclease PH has product MRIDGRKLDELRPVNFIIDFLKNPLSSVLVEFGNTKVLCTVTLDEKVPPFLKGTGTGWITAEYAFIPGATVERTPRETMGRKGRSMEIQRIIGRVLRGVVDLTKLGERTLWVDCEVLNADGGTRSASVTGAFVALKLAIKRLLEREIIKEDPILDYLAGVSVGKIGDQYYLDLNFEEDLIAEVDANFFMTQSGKIIEIQATAEKAPFSWEEITIMKDLAFKGIFELIKKQKEVLKE; this is encoded by the coding sequence ATGAGAATTGATGGAAGAAAACTTGATGAATTAAGACCTGTAAATTTTATAATTGATTTTTTAAAAAATCCTTTAAGTTCAGTACTTGTTGAGTTTGGAAATACTAAAGTTTTATGTACTGTAACTTTAGATGAAAAGGTACCACCCTTTTTAAAAGGAACTGGAACAGGTTGGATTACTGCTGAATATGCCTTTATTCCTGGTGCAACTGTAGAAAGGACACCTCGAGAAACAATGGGAAGAAAAGGAAGATCTATGGAGATTCAAAGAATTATAGGACGTGTTTTAAGAGGTGTAGTAGATTTAACTAAATTGGGAGAAAGAACCTTATGGGTAGATTGCGAGGTTTTAAATGCAGATGGAGGAACAAGAAGTGCTTCTGTGACAGGAGCTTTTGTAGCTTTAAAACTTGCTATAAAAAGACTTTTAGAAAGAGAAATTATTAAAGAGGATCCAATTTTAGATTATTTAGCAGGGGTAAGTGTAGGTAAGATAGGTGACCAGTATTATCTCGATCTTAATTTTGAAGAGGACCTAATTGCAGAGGTAGATGCTAATTTTTTTATGACCCAGTCAGGTAAAATTATTGAAATACAAGCAACAGCTGAAAAAGCACCCTTTTCTTGGGAAGAAATTACAATTATGAAAGATCTTGCTTTTAAGGGTAT